From Pedobacter indicus, a single genomic window includes:
- a CDS encoding glycoside hydrolase family 76 protein, translated as MFTILGCSVYNKTETKKDNETPSSALATRNLKRAITILDSAVAHYFVGEEMAMARFYNPFKKELSEERGSVWMYTSAIEGVNAILHSLESAKKSGETELYDENFSKYAELLSRLYDKADYYLGTFELTSFTQTKTWSVYAVDRVNQKGKAKVTGIYNVYDDQMWLIRELIESYRITGQKTYLEKAEYLTEYVLDGWDTTLDEEGNEHGGIPWGPGYVTKHACSNGPLISPLVWLHEIYESSDEQIEYRFIDPADQRSRKSVQRKKAEHYLDYAKKIYDWQKEKLLNAKGVYADMMGGCGSCKIAYETIDGERYRANTRVTDAVGQPYTYNSGTMLSGAADLYRVSKGKEYIDDAKLLSDNSFNYFAVKGKDISGYYSYDIGGFRNWFNGVLLRGYLDLYPEYEGVADYIHTFQQNLDYGFDHYLQDGVLPTDLLNGWNEDKNSNQVEGMFQFTFAAEYAVLAGFEYNK; from the coding sequence ATGTTTACGATTTTAGGTTGCAGTGTATATAATAAAACAGAAACTAAAAAAGATAATGAGACACCCTCATCCGCTTTGGCGACACGAAATCTGAAGCGGGCAATTACGATCCTAGATTCAGCCGTAGCTCATTATTTTGTAGGAGAGGAGATGGCGATGGCACGCTTCTACAACCCCTTTAAGAAAGAATTGTCGGAGGAACGAGGAAGTGTATGGATGTATACCAGTGCTATTGAAGGAGTGAATGCCATCCTTCATTCGTTGGAGTCAGCGAAAAAAAGCGGTGAAACTGAACTGTACGATGAGAATTTCTCCAAGTATGCAGAATTGTTATCCCGGCTTTATGACAAAGCTGATTATTATTTGGGAACCTTTGAGTTAACTTCTTTCACCCAAACGAAAACTTGGTCTGTATATGCGGTAGATCGAGTAAATCAAAAAGGGAAAGCAAAGGTTACTGGTATCTACAATGTGTACGACGATCAAATGTGGCTGATCCGCGAGCTCATAGAATCTTATCGGATAACTGGACAGAAGACCTACTTGGAGAAGGCTGAATATCTAACGGAATATGTTCTGGATGGTTGGGATACGACGCTGGATGAAGAAGGGAACGAACATGGTGGAATTCCTTGGGGACCGGGTTATGTTACAAAGCATGCCTGCAGTAACGGTCCATTGATCAGTCCCCTTGTCTGGTTGCATGAGATCTATGAGTCTAGCGACGAACAGATAGAATACCGTTTCATCGATCCTGCCGACCAAAGAAGCCGGAAATCGGTACAACGTAAAAAGGCAGAACATTATCTTGATTACGCAAAGAAAATATATGATTGGCAGAAAGAAAAACTTCTGAACGCAAAGGGTGTTTATGCAGATATGATGGGCGGGTGCGGGTCTTGTAAGATTGCTTACGAGACTATTGATGGTGAACGTTATCGGGCGAACACTCGTGTGACCGATGCGGTAGGACAACCTTATACTTATAACAGTGGTACGATGTTATCAGGTGCTGCCGACCTCTATCGTGTATCTAAAGGCAAAGAATATATAGATGATGCTAAATTGTTGTCAGATAATAGTTTTAATTATTTTGCGGTAAAGGGAAAAGACATCTCAGGTTATTATAGCTACGATATAGGTGGCTTTCGGAACTGGTTCAATGGCGTGCTATTGAGGGGTTATTTAGACCTCTACCCGGAATACGAGGGAGTGGCAGATTATATCCATACCTTTCAGCAGAACCTAGACTATGGATTTGACCACTATCTTCAGGACGGAGTGTTGCCGACCGACTTGCTAAACGGCTGGAACGAAGATAAAAACAGCAATCAGGTGGAGGGCATGTTTCAATTTACTTTTGCTGCGGAATATGCGGTGTTGGCTGGATTTGAGTATAATAAATAA
- a CDS encoding Sb-PDE family phosphodiesterase, which yields MKTKLITLACLVLCAVAPIYGQKADVRWFPEVPGYKVLAGDFHMHTVFSDGHVWPTLRVQEAARDGLDVIAITEHTDYEGYADDIERNRERGYEIALEEAEERGILIIKGVEISPRVAPYHNNVLFATDLDAFPYGYMKDSEGTFGMKDNIKESELLAPFEAAEKQGAFVFYNHPSYGWWVPSDDRELFTDIHQDLLDKGLLGGVEVVNGGRYNVIAHRMAMKYNLTMFGNSDAHWGLPENSRPITIVLAKDKTQEGVKEAIFNRRTAVYSKNMLIGRNDDVETLFKASLDVTTKKINAKNRPQLQIDIYNKSAMDFEVNFKTDFILDALPLGKTILKSKETTTVLLDAVWEYPASTTLSVEVQNIVVSPDEHLVTELVVPVK from the coding sequence ATGAAAACAAAACTTATTACATTAGCTTGTTTGGTATTGTGCGCCGTTGCACCGATCTATGGACAAAAGGCAGATGTACGTTGGTTCCCGGAGGTCCCTGGTTACAAAGTGCTAGCTGGCGACTTCCATATGCATACCGTGTTTTCTGATGGCCATGTTTGGCCGACTTTGCGGGTGCAAGAGGCAGCAAGAGATGGATTGGATGTGATTGCCATAACGGAGCACACCGACTATGAAGGCTATGCTGATGATATAGAACGAAATCGGGAACGGGGATACGAAATTGCATTGGAAGAAGCCGAAGAGAGAGGAATCTTAATAATTAAGGGAGTAGAAATTTCTCCGCGTGTCGCACCTTATCATAATAACGTGCTTTTTGCTACCGATTTGGATGCTTTTCCTTACGGCTACATGAAAGATAGCGAGGGTACCTTTGGTATGAAAGACAATATAAAAGAGTCTGAGCTTCTTGCACCTTTTGAGGCCGCGGAGAAACAGGGGGCATTTGTATTTTATAATCATCCGTCTTACGGATGGTGGGTTCCTTCAGATGATCGCGAGCTATTTACCGATATTCATCAGGACTTATTGGATAAAGGGCTTTTAGGCGGTGTGGAGGTAGTCAATGGGGGACGCTATAATGTGATTGCTCACCGCATGGCGATGAAGTATAATTTGACAATGTTTGGAAATTCAGATGCGCATTGGGGCCTACCGGAGAACAGCAGACCGATTACGATCGTCCTGGCGAAAGATAAGACTCAGGAGGGAGTAAAGGAAGCTATTTTTAACCGTAGAACGGCTGTTTACTCAAAGAATATGCTTATCGGTCGCAACGATGACGTCGAAACGCTCTTCAAAGCATCGTTGGATGTCACTACAAAAAAGATCAATGCAAAGAACCGTCCGCAGTTACAAATAGACATTTACAATAAATCAGCTATGGATTTTGAAGTGAATTTCAAGACCGATTTTATATTGGATGCGTTACCATTAGGAAAGACTATCTTAAAATCGAAGGAAACAACAACAGTGTTGCTAGACGCCGTTTGGGAATACCCGGCATCAACTACCCTAAGCGTTGAGGTCCAAAATATAGTTGTTTCTCCCGATGAACATTTGGTGACGGAGCTTGTTGTACCTGTAAAATAG
- a CDS encoding DUF493 domain-containing protein: MKDFNNKINIEDIQDPTRDFYISFKEKLNAVEQFPSFYTFKFIVKNDSDNNERVKSIFDHPSVKFSDKASSGGKYTSITVQAFVNNADEVIDYYKKVAAIPDIMML; the protein is encoded by the coding sequence ATGAAAGATTTCAACAACAAAATAAATATCGAAGACATCCAGGATCCAACGAGAGACTTCTACATAAGCTTTAAAGAAAAATTGAATGCAGTAGAACAATTTCCTTCATTCTATACTTTTAAATTCATCGTCAAAAATGATTCTGACAATAACGAGCGCGTTAAGAGCATTTTCGACCATCCTAGTGTGAAGTTTTCAGACAAAGCTTCCTCCGGAGGGAAATATACCTCAATCACAGTACAAGCATTCGTAAACAATGCTGATGAGGTTATCGATTATTATAAAAAAGTAGCTGCAATACCGGATATTATGATGCTTTAG
- a CDS encoding universal stress protein has translation MKKILVPVDFSDNAFVATRYAANLAKDLNWTIHLIHSYLSYSSNFATEEFNQEVYDNETEIASQNMKQFLEDVRADFSEIEFTSEVKDGVLANILKEITKSDEYDLIIMGTKGASGLKHVVLGTNTFDVIKKSTIPTLAVPVQPFSTILSRAGLLTNFKESEIEVLDAYIKVFGKPDSLVLFHILEKGGIKSEDDLKAWAEQIKVKTGVENVEYIVQEMVGRLDVREHFPDYIFNLTESQNLGILLVTKERRNFMNRLFSKSLVKALAHQLKTPIFFHAG, from the coding sequence ATGAAGAAAATATTAGTTCCTGTAGATTTCTCAGATAACGCATTTGTCGCAACACGTTATGCTGCCAATTTGGCCAAAGACTTAAACTGGACTATCCACCTCATTCACAGCTACCTTAGTTATTCGTCCAATTTTGCAACTGAAGAATTCAATCAAGAGGTCTATGACAATGAAACTGAAATTGCGAGTCAAAACATGAAGCAGTTTCTTGAAGATGTCAGAGCAGACTTTTCAGAAATTGAGTTTACTAGCGAAGTTAAAGATGGTGTTCTAGCAAATATTTTAAAAGAAATAACAAAAAGTGATGAGTATGATCTTATCATCATGGGAACAAAGGGTGCATCGGGGTTGAAACATGTGGTCCTTGGAACCAATACGTTCGATGTAATCAAAAAGTCAACGATACCAACATTAGCAGTTCCCGTACAACCTTTTTCCACTATCCTATCGCGCGCCGGCCTTCTCACTAATTTTAAAGAATCAGAAATCGAAGTATTGGATGCCTATATTAAAGTCTTTGGCAAACCAGACAGTCTGGTTCTATTCCACATTCTTGAGAAAGGCGGCATCAAATCCGAAGACGATCTCAAAGCATGGGCAGAACAAATCAAAGTCAAAACGGGAGTTGAAAACGTAGAATACATTGTTCAGGAAATGGTCGGGCGACTAGATGTCAGAGAACATTTTCCTGATTACATTTTCAACCTCACCGAGTCTCAAAACCTTGGAATTCTATTAGTTACTAAAGAACGGAGAAATTTTATGAACAGACTGTTCTCCAAAAGCCTGGTGAAAGCCTTGGCACACCAGCTAAAGACACCAATATTCTTTCATGCGGGTTAA